A genome region from Variovorax paradoxus includes the following:
- a CDS encoding ABC transporter permease, with the protein MSTVTAPSAAALKVPGFWRRALHHRSFVLGGVLTLLLLLAAGISLVWTPWSPYDMDMANKLKPPTGSHWLGTDTYGRDVASLLLVGARASILVGVIAVGIGLVVGTALGLLAAARRGWVEEAIMRLTDFSLAFPAILSAIMMTAVFGAGIVNAIIAIGIYNIPTFARITRASANAIWSREYVTAARACGKGSFAITMQHVLPNISAVLIVQITIRFAIAILAEAALSYLGLGTQPPQPSWGRMLSEAQTMMFQSPLLAVFPGMAIAFAVLGLNLLGDGLRDLLDPRLARAR; encoded by the coding sequence ATGAGCACCGTGACCGCCCCGAGCGCGGCCGCGCTCAAGGTGCCGGGCTTCTGGCGCCGCGCACTGCACCACCGCAGCTTCGTGCTGGGCGGCGTGCTGACGCTGCTCCTGCTGCTGGCCGCCGGCATCTCGCTGGTGTGGACGCCGTGGTCGCCCTACGACATGGACATGGCCAACAAGCTCAAGCCGCCGACCGGCTCGCACTGGCTGGGCACCGACACCTATGGCCGCGACGTGGCGTCGCTGCTGCTCGTGGGCGCGCGCGCATCGATCTTGGTGGGCGTGATCGCCGTGGGCATCGGCCTCGTGGTGGGCACCGCGCTGGGCCTGCTGGCCGCCGCCAGGCGCGGCTGGGTCGAGGAAGCCATCATGCGGCTCACCGACTTCTCGCTGGCGTTCCCCGCGATCCTCAGCGCGATCATGATGACCGCCGTGTTCGGCGCCGGCATCGTCAACGCGATCATCGCCATCGGCATCTACAACATCCCGACCTTCGCACGCATCACGCGCGCGTCGGCGAATGCGATCTGGTCGCGCGAGTACGTGACCGCCGCGCGCGCCTGCGGCAAGGGTTCGTTCGCCATCACCATGCAGCACGTGCTGCCGAACATCTCGGCGGTGCTGATCGTGCAGATCACCATCCGCTTCGCCATCGCCATCCTGGCCGAGGCCGCCCTCTCCTACCTTGGCCTAGGCACGCAGCCGCCGCAACCCTCGTGGGGCCGCATGCTCAGCGAGGCGCAGACGATGATGTTCCAGTCGCCGCTGCTCGCGGTGTTCCCCGGCATGGCCATCGCCTTCGCGGTGCTCGGGCTGAACCTGCTGGGCGACGGCCTGCGCGACCTGCTCGATCCACGGCTGGCGCGCGCCAGGTGA
- a CDS encoding ABC transporter permease encodes MSLFLIKRLATLIGTLIGASVIVFLVLEILPGNAAQMLMGPDASPEAVAALATKLGLDLPAWTRYWHWIGGLLTGNLGDSYAYSSPVLDLILERLALTVPLAMMAMALTVVIALLVGVTAAARHNKLGDVGLMGMAQVGIAIPNFWFAILLILVFSVQLQWFSAGGFEGWGDGVFAGIKSLLLPALSLAVVQAAILARITRSAVLEVMREDFVRTARAKGVSQRMVLWTHVLRNAMIPVITVMGMQFSELLAGTIVVENVFYLPGLGRLIFQAISNRDLIVVRNCVMLLAAMVVIVNFVVDVLYAVIDPRIKASDI; translated from the coding sequence ATGAGTCTGTTCCTAATAAAGCGCCTTGCCACGCTGATCGGCACCTTGATCGGCGCCTCGGTCATCGTCTTCCTCGTCCTGGAGATCCTGCCCGGCAATGCCGCGCAGATGCTCATGGGCCCCGACGCCTCGCCCGAGGCCGTGGCGGCGCTGGCCACCAAGCTCGGCCTCGACCTGCCCGCCTGGACGCGCTACTGGCACTGGATCGGCGGCCTGCTCACCGGCAACCTCGGCGACAGCTACGCCTACAGCTCCCCGGTGCTCGACCTGATCCTGGAGCGCCTCGCGCTCACCGTACCCCTGGCCATGATGGCGATGGCGCTCACCGTCGTCATCGCGCTGCTGGTCGGCGTGACGGCCGCGGCGCGCCACAACAAGCTCGGCGACGTCGGGCTGATGGGCATGGCCCAGGTCGGCATCGCCATTCCGAACTTCTGGTTCGCGATCCTTCTGATCCTGGTGTTCTCGGTGCAGCTGCAGTGGTTCTCCGCCGGCGGCTTCGAGGGCTGGGGCGACGGCGTCTTCGCGGGCATCAAGTCGCTGCTGCTGCCGGCCCTGTCGCTGGCCGTGGTGCAGGCCGCGATCCTCGCGCGCATCACGCGCTCGGCGGTGCTCGAGGTGATGCGCGAGGACTTCGTTCGCACCGCGCGCGCCAAGGGCGTGTCGCAGCGCATGGTGCTGTGGACCCACGTGCTGCGCAACGCGATGATCCCGGTCATCACGGTCATGGGCATGCAGTTCTCCGAGCTGCTGGCCGGCACCATCGTGGTGGAGAACGTGTTCTACCTGCCGGGGCTGGGCCGCCTCATCTTCCAGGCCATCAGCAACCGCGACCTGATCGTGGTGCGCAACTGCGTGATGCTGCTGGCGGCCATGGTGGTCATCGTGAACTTCGTGGTCGACGTGCTGTATGCCGTGATCGACCCGCGCATCAAGGCCAGCGACATATGA
- a CDS encoding ATP-binding cassette domain-containing protein → MSASDTAAPLLQVTDLVRHYALPREKLFGPPPTVKALNGVSFEVQAGQSVGIVGESGSGKSTIARLVMALDTPTSGTVSLEGRDLHALSKSELRTARRDFQMVFQDPYGSLDPRQTVARIVAEPLEALAETSRAEQRERASEALAAVGLRTTDMDKYPHEFSGGQRQRIAIARALITRPKLIVADEPVSALDVSVQAQVLNLMQDLQQQFGVSYLLISHDLAVVNHLCDEVCVVWKGKIVEQGRPAELFQHAQHPYTRTLLEAVPRTPTGGTLLPA, encoded by the coding sequence ATGAGCGCTTCGGACACAGCCGCCCCGCTGCTGCAGGTCACCGACCTGGTGCGGCACTACGCATTGCCGCGAGAGAAACTCTTCGGCCCGCCGCCGACGGTGAAGGCCCTCAACGGCGTGAGCTTCGAGGTACAGGCCGGCCAGAGCGTGGGCATCGTCGGCGAATCGGGCTCGGGCAAGTCGACCATCGCGCGTCTCGTGATGGCGCTCGACACGCCCACCTCGGGCACTGTCTCGCTCGAGGGCCGCGACCTGCATGCGCTATCGAAGTCCGAGCTGCGCACCGCGCGGCGCGACTTCCAGATGGTGTTCCAGGACCCCTACGGCTCGCTCGACCCGCGCCAGACCGTCGCGCGCATCGTGGCCGAGCCGCTGGAGGCACTGGCCGAGACCAGCCGAGCCGAGCAACGCGAGCGCGCGTCCGAGGCGCTCGCCGCCGTCGGCCTGCGCACCACCGACATGGACAAGTATCCGCACGAGTTCTCGGGCGGCCAGCGCCAGCGCATCGCCATCGCGCGCGCGCTCATCACGCGCCCCAAGCTCATCGTGGCCGACGAGCCGGTGAGCGCACTCGACGTGTCGGTGCAGGCGCAGGTGCTCAACCTCATGCAGGACCTGCAGCAGCAGTTCGGCGTGAGCTACCTGCTCATCAGCCACGACCTCGCGGTGGTCAACCACCTGTGCGACGAAGTCTGCGTGGTGTGGAAGGGAAAAATCGTCGAGCAGGGCCGGCCTGCCGAGCTGTTCCAGCATGCACAGCACCCGTACACGCGAACGCTCCTCGAAGCGGTGCCGCGCACACCCACCGGCGGCACGCTGCTGCCGGCCTGA
- a CDS encoding ABC transporter ATP-binding protein, whose amino-acid sequence MPLLQVKDLHIQLQTQRGPAEAVRGIDFTLERGETLGIVGESGCGKSITVMSLMGLLPSTAKVTGSIMFDGTELVGRDEKSMCQIRGNRIGMIFQEPMTALNPVHTIARQVGEPLRLHRGLSKADARKEVLALLERVGIPDAASRLDAYPHQFSGGQRQRIGIAMALACGPDLLIADEPTTALDVTIQKQILELIQSLVAERGMALILISHDLGVIAQTVSKMLVMYGGSVVESGPTEAVFARRAHPYTQGLFAARPAIGAPRGLRLATIKGSVPELVDLPPGCPFAGRCSYTVDACRTTKPPATMLPHDHAVRCIRLDEIAAQEAVAP is encoded by the coding sequence ATGCCACTCCTCCAGGTCAAGGACCTCCACATCCAGCTGCAGACGCAACGCGGCCCCGCCGAAGCGGTGCGCGGCATCGACTTCACGCTCGAGCGCGGCGAAACGCTGGGCATCGTCGGCGAATCGGGCTGCGGCAAGTCGATCACCGTGATGTCGCTGATGGGTCTGCTGCCCTCGACCGCGAAGGTCACCGGCAGCATCATGTTCGACGGCACCGAGCTGGTGGGCCGCGACGAGAAGTCGATGTGCCAGATCCGCGGAAACCGCATCGGCATGATCTTCCAGGAGCCGATGACGGCGCTGAACCCGGTGCATACCATCGCGCGCCAGGTGGGCGAGCCGCTGCGGCTGCACCGCGGCTTGTCGAAGGCCGACGCGCGCAAGGAAGTGCTCGCGCTGCTCGAGCGCGTGGGCATTCCCGACGCGGCCTCGCGGCTCGACGCGTATCCGCACCAGTTCTCCGGCGGCCAGCGCCAACGCATCGGCATCGCGATGGCGCTCGCCTGCGGTCCCGACCTGCTGATCGCCGACGAACCCACCACCGCGCTCGACGTCACGATCCAGAAGCAGATCCTCGAGCTCATCCAGAGCCTCGTCGCCGAGCGCGGCATGGCGCTGATCCTGATCTCGCACGACCTCGGCGTGATCGCGCAGACGGTCTCGAAGATGCTCGTGATGTATGGCGGCAGCGTGGTCGAGAGCGGCCCGACAGAGGCGGTGTTCGCGCGCCGCGCGCACCCCTACACCCAGGGCCTGTTCGCCGCGCGCCCCGCCATCGGCGCACCGCGCGGGCTGCGCTTGGCCACCATCAAGGGCAGCGTGCCCGAACTGGTCGACCTGCCGCCCGGTTGCCCGTTCGCAGGCCGCTGCAGCTACACCGTCGACGCCTGCAGGACCACGAAGCCGCCGGCCACGATGCTGCCGCACGACCATGCGGTGCGCTGCATCAGGCTCGATGAGATCGCAGCGCAAGAGGCTGTCGCACCATGA
- a CDS encoding ABC transporter substrate-binding protein, with product MLNRRTLLTTAGATVALATPLAGMAQGRKDAIVIGMALEPPGLDPTSGAAAAIAEVVQYNILETLTKINADGSVTPLLAESWEVSPDLKTYTFKLKRGVKYQNGEPFNAAAVKFSFDRAGGEKSTNKDKRTFANLSTQVVDDYTVVVINKEIDPDLPFVLGQATAVIVEPKSAEGNATKPVGTGPYKLDNWAKGSSLTLSKWDGFRSPATAKINKVTFRFISDTAAQAAAMLSGDVDVFPRIGTRVVPQFKMNPQFQTILAGSRAKTILSINNRKKPLDDVRVRRAILAAIDRKAVIEGAADGFGVPIGSHYVPGAAGYVDTTGINPFDVEKAKKLLAEAGVKTPLELKMTLPPPPYARQGGEVIVAELAKIGIVVKVQNVEWAQWLSGTYGNKDYDLSIVSHVEPFDLGNYAKSDYYWGYQSKAFDALFDKIKTTANATERNKLLGDAQKMLATDAANGFLYQPQFPTVAKKNVKGIWKENPIFVNDLSALSWG from the coding sequence ATGTTGAACCGCCGCACCCTCCTCACCACCGCTGGCGCCACCGTTGCGCTGGCCACCCCGCTCGCCGGCATGGCGCAGGGCAGGAAGGACGCCATCGTGATCGGCATGGCGCTCGAACCGCCGGGCCTGGACCCGACCTCGGGCGCCGCCGCCGCCATCGCCGAGGTGGTGCAGTACAACATCCTCGAGACGCTCACCAAGATCAACGCCGACGGCAGCGTCACGCCGCTGCTGGCCGAGAGCTGGGAAGTCTCGCCCGACCTGAAGACCTACACCTTCAAGCTCAAGCGCGGCGTGAAGTACCAGAACGGCGAGCCGTTCAACGCCGCTGCCGTCAAGTTCTCGTTCGACCGCGCCGGCGGCGAGAAGAGCACCAACAAGGACAAGCGCACCTTCGCCAACCTGAGCACGCAGGTGGTGGACGACTACACGGTGGTCGTGATCAACAAGGAGATCGATCCCGACCTGCCCTTCGTGCTGGGCCAGGCCACGGCCGTGATCGTCGAGCCCAAGAGCGCCGAGGGCAACGCCACCAAGCCGGTGGGCACCGGCCCCTACAAGCTCGACAACTGGGCCAAGGGCTCGTCGCTCACGCTGAGCAAGTGGGACGGGTTCCGCAGCCCGGCCACGGCCAAGATCAACAAGGTCACCTTCCGCTTCATCTCCGACACGGCCGCGCAGGCCGCGGCCATGCTGTCGGGCGACGTCGACGTGTTCCCGCGCATCGGCACGCGCGTGGTGCCGCAGTTCAAGATGAACCCGCAGTTCCAGACCATCCTGGCCGGTTCGCGCGCCAAGACCATCCTGTCGATCAACAACCGCAAGAAGCCGCTGGACGACGTGCGCGTGCGCCGCGCCATCCTCGCGGCCATCGACCGCAAGGCCGTGATCGAAGGCGCGGCCGACGGGTTCGGCGTTCCCATCGGCAGCCACTACGTGCCGGGCGCGGCGGGCTATGTCGACACCACCGGCATCAACCCGTTCGACGTCGAAAAGGCCAAGAAGCTGCTGGCCGAGGCCGGCGTGAAGACGCCGCTCGAACTCAAGATGACGCTGCCTCCGCCGCCTTACGCGCGCCAGGGCGGCGAGGTGATCGTGGCCGAGCTCGCCAAGATCGGCATCGTGGTGAAGGTGCAGAACGTCGAGTGGGCGCAATGGCTCAGCGGCACCTACGGCAACAAGGACTACGACCTGTCGATCGTGTCGCACGTCGAGCCCTTCGACCTCGGCAACTACGCCAAGTCGGACTACTACTGGGGCTACCAGTCGAAGGCCTTCGACGCGCTGTTCGACAAGATCAAGACCACGGCCAATGCCACGGAGCGCAACAAGCTGCTCGGCGACGCGCAGAAGATGCTGGCCACCGATGCGGCCAACGGCTTCCTGTACCAGCCGCAGTTCCCGACCGTCGCCAAGAAGAACGTCAAGGGCATCTGGAAGGAAAACCCGATCTTCGTGAACGACCTCTCCGCCCTGTCGTGGGGGTGA
- a CDS encoding YfhL family 4Fe-4S dicluster ferredoxin, whose protein sequence is MALMITDECVNCDVCEPECPNDAIYMGEAYYEIDPHKCTECVGHFDEPQCVQICPVACIPVNPEHVESRETLMQKYQRLTAIKVTSA, encoded by the coding sequence ATGGCCCTCATGATCACCGACGAATGCGTCAACTGCGATGTCTGCGAGCCCGAGTGCCCGAACGATGCGATCTACATGGGCGAGGCCTATTACGAGATCGACCCGCACAAGTGCACCGAATGCGTCGGTCATTTCGACGAGCCGCAGTGCGTGCAGATTTGTCCGGTGGCCTGCATCCCCGTGAATCCGGAGCATGTGGAAAGCCGCGAGACGCTGATGCAGAAGTACCAGCGCCTCACGGCGATCAAGGTGACCTCCGCCTAG
- a CDS encoding YitT family protein, translating to MNAPPPTTPPSLLRHSHLDDAQAIFSGTLFVAVAMMLFGQAGLLTGGTAGIAFLLHYATGASFGKLFFLVNLPFYGFAWHRMGRAFTLKTFCAIALLSLMTDWAPRYLSIGLLHPAFAAVLGGLMLGTGCLFLARHRASLGGATVLTLYLQDRRGWPAGKVQIGIDCTVVLLALFVIPPQRVGWSVMAAVVMGLFLWINHKPGRYAAT from the coding sequence ATGAACGCGCCACCTCCCACGACCCCGCCGAGCCTGCTGCGCCATTCGCACCTCGACGACGCGCAGGCGATCTTCTCGGGCACGCTTTTCGTGGCCGTTGCCATGATGCTGTTCGGCCAGGCGGGCCTGCTCACGGGGGGCACGGCGGGCATCGCCTTCCTGCTGCACTACGCCACGGGTGCGAGCTTCGGCAAGCTGTTCTTCCTGGTCAACCTGCCGTTCTACGGATTCGCCTGGCACCGTATGGGGCGCGCATTCACCCTCAAGACCTTCTGCGCGATCGCGCTGCTGTCGTTGATGACAGACTGGGCCCCGCGCTACCTCTCGATCGGCCTGCTGCACCCGGCTTTCGCGGCCGTGCTCGGCGGCCTGATGCTAGGCACGGGCTGCCTGTTTCTTGCGCGCCACCGCGCCAGTCTGGGCGGCGCGACCGTGCTGACGCTCTACCTGCAGGACAGGCGCGGCTGGCCGGCGGGCAAGGTGCAGATCGGGATCGACTGCACGGTGGTGCTGCTGGCGCTGTTCGTGATTCCGCCCCAGCGCGTGGGGTGGTCGGTGATGGCGGCGGTGGTGATGGGGCTCTTTCTCTGGATCAACCACAAGCCGGGGCGCTACGCGGCGACCTGA
- a CDS encoding ABC transporter substrate-binding protein, with product MLKRRTLLATGAAALTPLALPTLALAQRKKDALVIGLTLEPTGLDPTAKAGAEIAEVVLYTVFETLTKINSDGSVTPLLAEAWDISPDLKTYTFRLKRGVKFQNGEPFNAQSVKFSFERAAAANSTNKDKRTFTNITTQVVDEHTVVLINKEIEPDLLFLLGQASAILVEPKTVETNATKPVGTGPYRLDNWAKGSGIVLAKWDGYRSADAVQIRKASFRFISEPAAQTAALLSNDVDLFPHASVSRSLSQFQNDKRFQIVFNASRGKTILAINNKRKPLDDVRVRRAIAAAIDRKAVIDAAADGRGIPIGSHYAPGAPGYVDTTGINPFDVEKAKKLLAEAGVKTPLELDLVLPPPPYARQGGELIAAQLAKIGIVAKIQNVEWAQWISGTYGNKNYDLSLILHVEPFDLVNYTKPEYYWGYQSAKFNEVFDKARNAARPADRLRYLGDAQRLLAEDSANVFLFQPQFITVAARNLRGLWKDAPIFVNDIAALSWA from the coding sequence ATGCTCAAACGACGCACCCTGCTCGCCACCGGCGCTGCAGCCCTCACACCGCTGGCACTGCCCACGCTTGCGCTCGCACAGCGCAAGAAGGACGCGCTGGTCATCGGCCTCACGCTGGAACCCACGGGCCTCGACCCCACGGCCAAGGCCGGCGCCGAGATCGCAGAGGTGGTGCTCTACACCGTCTTCGAGACACTCACCAAGATCAATTCCGATGGCAGCGTCACGCCGCTGCTGGCCGAAGCCTGGGACATCTCGCCCGACCTGAAGACCTACACCTTCAGGCTCAAGCGCGGCGTGAAGTTCCAGAACGGCGAGCCGTTCAACGCACAGAGCGTGAAGTTCTCCTTCGAGCGCGCGGCCGCTGCCAACAGCACCAACAAGGACAAGCGCACCTTCACCAACATCACCACGCAGGTGGTCGACGAACACACGGTGGTGCTGATCAACAAGGAGATCGAGCCCGACCTGCTGTTCCTGCTGGGCCAGGCCTCGGCCATCCTGGTCGAACCCAAGACCGTGGAGACCAACGCCACGAAGCCGGTCGGCACCGGCCCCTACAGGCTCGACAACTGGGCCAAGGGCTCGGGCATCGTCCTGGCCAAGTGGGACGGCTACCGAAGCGCCGATGCGGTGCAGATCCGCAAGGCGAGCTTCCGCTTCATCTCCGAGCCGGCCGCGCAGACCGCGGCGCTGCTGTCGAACGACGTCGACCTGTTCCCGCATGCGTCGGTGTCGCGCAGCCTGTCGCAGTTCCAGAACGACAAGCGCTTCCAGATCGTCTTCAACGCCTCGCGCGGCAAGACCATCCTGGCCATCAACAACAAGCGCAAGCCGCTGGACGACGTGCGCGTGCGCCGCGCCATCGCCGCGGCCATCGACCGCAAGGCCGTGATCGACGCCGCCGCAGACGGCCGCGGCATTCCCATCGGCAGCCACTACGCGCCCGGCGCGCCCGGCTACGTGGACACCACCGGCATCAACCCGTTCGACGTCGAGAAGGCGAAGAAGCTGCTGGCCGAGGCCGGCGTGAAGACGCCGCTCGAACTCGACCTGGTGCTGCCCCCGCCACCCTACGCGCGACAGGGCGGCGAGCTCATCGCCGCGCAGCTGGCCAAGATCGGCATCGTCGCGAAGATCCAGAACGTCGAATGGGCGCAATGGATCAGCGGCACCTACGGCAACAAGAACTACGACCTCTCGCTGATCCTGCACGTCGAGCCGTTCGACCTCGTGAACTACACCAAGCCCGAGTACTACTGGGGCTACCAGTCCGCGAAGTTCAACGAGGTGTTCGACAAGGCGCGCAACGCCGCACGCCCCGCCGACCGGCTGCGCTACCTGGGCGACGCGCAGCGGCTGCTGGCGGAGGACTCGGCCAACGTGTTCCTGTTCCAGCCGCAGTTCATCACGGTGGCGGCGCGCAACCTGCGCGGTCTGTGGAAGGACGCGCCGATCTTCGTGAACGACATCGCGGCTCTTTCCTGGGCCTGA
- a CDS encoding 50S ribosomal protein L25/general stress protein Ctc translates to MKFVAFERAKQGTGASRRLRISGKTPGIVYGGDTQPQLIEIDHNALWHALKKEAFHSTVLEMELAGAVSKVLLRDVQYHPFRQLVQHIDFQRVDAKTRMTMKVPLHFKGEEESDAVKLEHNLVNHVTTELEVNCLPSELPEFIEVDLSGLKKNGTVTLKDIKLPRGVKWVSHGKVNPVLASAVAPAAEEVEAPAEGAAAADAAAAPAGKGGKAPAAKTPAAKTAKK, encoded by the coding sequence ATGAAATTCGTCGCTTTTGAGCGCGCAAAGCAGGGCACGGGTGCGAGCCGCCGTCTCCGCATCTCGGGCAAGACCCCTGGCATCGTCTACGGTGGCGACACCCAGCCGCAACTGATCGAAATCGATCACAACGCACTGTGGCACGCCCTGAAGAAGGAAGCCTTCCATTCGACCGTGCTCGAAATGGAACTGGCCGGCGCTGTCAGCAAGGTTCTGCTGCGTGACGTGCAATACCACCCGTTCCGCCAGCTGGTGCAACACATCGACTTCCAACGTGTCGATGCCAAGACCCGCATGACCATGAAGGTGCCGCTGCACTTCAAGGGCGAGGAAGAGTCCGATGCCGTCAAGCTCGAACACAACCTGGTCAACCACGTCACGACCGAACTGGAAGTGAACTGCCTGCCCTCCGAACTGCCTGAGTTCATCGAAGTGGACCTGTCGGGCCTGAAGAAGAACGGCACCGTCACGCTGAAGGACATCAAGCTGCCGCGCGGCGTGAAGTGGGTCAGCCACGGCAAGGTGAACCCGGTGCTGGCTTCGGCCGTCGCTCCGGCTGCCGAAGAAGTCGAAGCGCCCGCCGAAGGCGCAGCTGCTGCCGATGCAGCGGCAGCTCCGGCCGGCAAGGGTGGCAAGGCTCCGGCCGCCAAGACCCCCGCTGCCAAGACTGCCAAGAAGTAA
- the pth gene encoding aminoacyl-tRNA hydrolase, with protein MIKLFVGLGNPGPEYEATRHNAGFWWIDALARDWKLNLVPERSYHGLAARASIGGQSIWLLEPQTFMNLSGKSVGALARFFKIAPEEILVVHDELDVVPGQAKLKFGGSHAGHNGLRDIHAQLGTGDYWRLRLGIGHPGVKSEVVNWVLKKPLKEQREAIEDAVVRTLHAVPALIAGEMEKATLLIHTSKPPRPKPPRREPGDGGTPAAT; from the coding sequence ATGATCAAGCTGTTCGTCGGCCTCGGAAACCCGGGCCCAGAGTACGAAGCCACGCGCCACAACGCGGGCTTCTGGTGGATCGATGCCCTCGCGCGCGACTGGAAACTCAACCTCGTTCCCGAGCGCAGCTATCACGGCCTCGCGGCGCGCGCGAGCATCGGCGGCCAGAGCATCTGGCTGCTGGAGCCGCAGACCTTCATGAACCTGTCGGGCAAGTCGGTCGGCGCCCTTGCCCGCTTCTTCAAGATCGCGCCGGAGGAGATCCTCGTGGTGCACGACGAGCTCGACGTGGTCCCGGGCCAGGCCAAGCTCAAGTTCGGCGGCAGCCACGCCGGCCACAACGGACTGCGCGACATCCATGCGCAGCTCGGCACTGGCGACTACTGGCGCCTGCGCCTCGGCATCGGGCACCCCGGCGTGAAGTCGGAGGTCGTCAACTGGGTGCTGAAGAAGCCGCTCAAGGAGCAACGTGAAGCGATCGAAGACGCCGTCGTCCGCACGCTCCATGCCGTGCCCGCGCTGATCGCGGGCGAGATGGAAAAAGCGACGCTGCTGATTCACACGAGCAAACCGCCCCGGCCCAAGCCGCCGCGGCGGGAGCCCGGCGACGGGGGCACGCCTGCCGCCACCTAG
- a CDS encoding amidase yields the protein MSDAAMLIGLSAQELAAAYRDRKLSPVEVTQAVIAQVERWEPHLQATWLFRPEAALEQARASEARWQRGDALGPLDGVPATIKENIATRGDPMPAGTAAVDLKPAPTDAPPAARLKEAGVVIVSKTTMPDYGMLSSGLSSFHTLARNPWDLRLTPGGSSAGAGAAAAAGYGPLHLGTDIGGSLRLPASWCGVFTLKPSLGRIPIDPPYMGRAAGPMTRTVGDAALLMQALSKPDARDSMSLPPQDIEWAGFDVSPDHLRGLRIGLLLDAGCGLAVEPGIQAAVEEAARLLEKAGAVIEPMQPFMSQAMLDGMDHFWRTRSLVDMKGLRADQRAKVLPYIRAWAESAAEFSGEQVFRSFSQFHTTRVTTVAACARYDYVISPVSPNMPAAAEAPSPTNDPLRPLEHIGFTVPFNMSEQPAASVNCGYSASGLPIGLQIAGQRFDDLGVLRVARAFELIWEPQRPWPVPPGR from the coding sequence ATGTCCGATGCCGCCATGCTTATCGGGCTTTCCGCGCAGGAACTCGCCGCCGCGTACCGCGACCGCAAGCTCTCGCCGGTGGAGGTCACGCAGGCGGTGATCGCGCAGGTGGAGCGCTGGGAGCCTCATCTGCAGGCCACCTGGCTCTTCAGGCCCGAGGCTGCACTCGAGCAGGCGCGGGCATCGGAAGCGCGCTGGCAGCGCGGCGATGCGCTCGGCCCGCTCGACGGCGTGCCGGCGACCATCAAGGAGAACATCGCGACGCGCGGCGATCCGATGCCTGCGGGCACCGCCGCCGTCGACTTGAAACCCGCCCCTACCGATGCGCCGCCCGCGGCGCGCCTGAAGGAAGCCGGCGTGGTGATCGTGAGCAAGACCACCATGCCCGACTACGGCATGCTGTCGTCGGGTCTCTCCAGCTTTCACACGCTGGCGCGCAATCCGTGGGACCTGAGGCTGACCCCTGGCGGTTCCAGCGCAGGCGCCGGCGCGGCGGCAGCGGCGGGCTACGGCCCGCTGCACCTGGGCACGGACATCGGCGGCTCGCTGCGCCTGCCCGCGAGCTGGTGCGGCGTGTTCACGCTGAAGCCGAGCCTCGGGCGCATCCCGATCGATCCGCCCTACATGGGCCGCGCCGCCGGCCCGATGACGCGCACCGTGGGTGACGCGGCACTGCTGATGCAGGCCCTGTCGAAGCCCGACGCGCGCGACAGCATGAGCCTGCCGCCGCAGGACATCGAATGGGCCGGCTTCGACGTCTCGCCCGATCATCTGCGCGGGCTTCGCATCGGCCTGCTGCTCGACGCCGGCTGCGGCTTGGCGGTCGAACCCGGGATCCAGGCGGCAGTGGAAGAAGCAGCGCGCCTGCTCGAAAAAGCCGGCGCGGTGATCGAGCCGATGCAGCCTTTCATGTCGCAGGCCATGCTCGACGGCATGGACCACTTCTGGCGCACGCGCTCGCTGGTGGACATGAAGGGCCTGCGCGCCGACCAGCGCGCCAAGGTACTGCCGTACATCCGCGCATGGGCGGAGAGCGCGGCGGAGTTCAGCGGCGAGCAGGTGTTCCGCAGCTTCAGCCAGTTCCACACCACGCGCGTGACCACCGTGGCCGCCTGCGCGCGGTATGACTACGTGATCTCGCCCGTGTCGCCGAACATGCCAGCCGCCGCGGAGGCGCCCTCGCCGACCAACGATCCGCTGCGCCCGCTGGAGCACATCGGGTTCACCGTGCCGTTCAACATGTCCGAGCAGCCCGCCGCTTCGGTGAACTGCGGGTACTCGGCGTCGGGCTTGCCGATCGGTCTGCAGATTGCAGGCCAGCGTTTCGACGACCTCGGCGTGCTGCGCGTGGCGCGGGCCTTCGAGCTGATCTGGGAGCCGCAACGGCCCTGGCCCGTGCCACCCGGGCGCTAG